A section of the Rhizomicrobium sp. genome encodes:
- the ligA gene encoding NAD-dependent DNA ligase LigA, with product MTTALPKKPVEKLTSTEAEKELDRLAEAIAENDRRYHAEDAPTISDADYDALRRRNDAIEKRFPLLVRADSPSHRVGAAVSAKFAKVVHARPMLSLDNAFGDEDVHEFAVRVRRFLGLKEEDPLAFTAEPKIDGLSAALRYENGVFVQGATRGDGTEGEDITANLKTIKDIPLRLHGKAPKVFEVRGEVYMSHREFAALNKRQEKEGKPTYANPRNSAAGSVRQLDPAITASRALNFFAYAWGEVSALPADTQWGMLQAFEAYGFKINKLTRRVQTVDAVLKFYRTIEEKRAALGYDIDGVVYKVDRLDLQERLGFVSRSPRWAIAHKFPAEQAETILEGIDIQVGRTGKLAPVARLRPITVGGVVVQNATLHNEDEIARLDVRIGDTVVIQRAGDVIPQIVRVVLEKRKRGARKYEFPHICPACGSHAVREVDEKTGKEDVDRRCTGGLICPAQAVERLRHFVSRQAFDIEGFGGIYIETLFEKGLLKEPADIFRLARKPDVLNRALAERRAELSAERRAKEGKEDVKKSKKDDDEESKLVENLVGAIDARRTIAMDRFLNALGIRHVGETNARLIARNYPSIEAFVAAMEGEGAVAELDEIQGIGEVLAQAIKDFFDEPHNRKVVDHLLDEVTVVPLEARKVEGSPVAGKTVVFTGTLEKMTRQEAKARAESLGAKVSGSASAKTDLVVAGPGAGSKLADAQKHNVQVIDEDAWLKMIEGL from the coding sequence GTGACCACGGCCCTCCCGAAAAAGCCGGTGGAAAAGCTCACCTCGACCGAGGCCGAAAAGGAACTCGACCGCCTCGCCGAAGCGATCGCCGAGAACGACCGGCGCTATCACGCCGAGGACGCGCCGACGATATCCGACGCCGACTACGACGCGCTCCGCCGCCGCAACGACGCGATCGAGAAACGCTTCCCCCTCCTGGTGCGCGCCGACTCGCCGTCGCACCGCGTCGGCGCCGCCGTCTCGGCGAAATTCGCCAAGGTCGTCCACGCCAGGCCGATGCTGTCGCTCGACAACGCCTTCGGCGACGAGGACGTCCATGAGTTCGCCGTCCGCGTCCGCCGCTTCCTCGGCCTGAAAGAGGAGGACCCGCTCGCCTTCACCGCCGAGCCGAAGATCGACGGCCTCTCCGCCGCGTTGCGCTACGAGAACGGCGTCTTCGTCCAGGGCGCGACGCGCGGCGACGGCACCGAAGGCGAGGACATCACCGCCAACCTCAAGACCATCAAGGACATTCCGCTGCGCTTGCACGGCAAGGCGCCGAAAGTGTTCGAGGTGCGCGGCGAGGTCTATATGAGCCACCGCGAGTTCGCCGCGTTGAACAAGCGCCAGGAGAAGGAGGGCAAGCCCACCTACGCCAATCCGCGCAACTCCGCCGCGGGCTCGGTGCGCCAGCTCGATCCCGCCATCACCGCGTCGCGCGCGCTCAATTTCTTCGCCTATGCCTGGGGCGAGGTCAGCGCGCTGCCCGCCGACACCCAATGGGGCATGCTGCAGGCGTTCGAAGCCTATGGCTTCAAGATCAACAAGCTCACCAGGCGCGTCCAGACCGTCGACGCGGTGCTCAAATTCTACCGCACCATCGAAGAGAAACGCGCCGCGCTCGGCTACGACATCGACGGCGTGGTCTACAAGGTCGACCGCCTCGACCTGCAGGAGCGTCTCGGATTTGTTTCGCGCAGCCCGCGCTGGGCCATCGCGCACAAATTCCCCGCCGAGCAGGCCGAGACCATCCTCGAAGGCATCGACATCCAGGTCGGCCGCACCGGCAAGCTCGCGCCGGTGGCGCGGCTGAGGCCGATCACGGTGGGCGGCGTCGTGGTGCAGAACGCGACGCTGCACAACGAGGACGAGATCGCCCGCCTCGATGTGCGGATCGGCGACACGGTGGTGATCCAGCGCGCCGGCGACGTCATCCCGCAGATCGTGCGTGTCGTCCTGGAGAAGCGCAAGCGCGGCGCGAGGAAATACGAATTCCCGCACATCTGCCCGGCCTGCGGCAGCCACGCGGTGCGCGAGGTGGACGAGAAGACCGGCAAGGAAGACGTCGACCGCCGCTGCACCGGCGGCCTGATCTGCCCGGCCCAGGCGGTGGAGCGCCTCCGCCATTTCGTCTCGCGCCAGGCCTTCGACATCGAAGGCTTCGGCGGCATCTATATCGAAACCCTGTTCGAGAAGGGCCTGCTGAAAGAGCCGGCCGACATCTTCCGCCTCGCCAGAAAACCGGACGTGCTGAACCGCGCCCTGGCCGAGCGCCGCGCCGAACTCTCCGCCGAACGCCGCGCCAAGGAAGGCAAGGAGGATGTCAAGAAGTCCAAAAAGGACGACGATGAGGAAAGCAAGCTGGTCGAGAACCTCGTCGGCGCGATCGATGCGCGGCGGACGATCGCGATGGACCGTTTCCTGAACGCGCTCGGCATCCGCCATGTCGGCGAAACCAACGCGCGGCTGATCGCCCGCAACTATCCGAGCATCGAGGCGTTCGTCGCGGCGATGGAAGGCGAGGGCGCCGTCGCCGAGCTGGACGAGATCCAAGGCATCGGCGAGGTCCTGGCGCAGGCGATCAAGGATTTCTTCGACGAGCCGCACAACAGGAAGGTGGTCGATCACCTCCTGGATGAGGTGACGGTCGTGCCGCTGGAGGCGCGCAAGGTCGAGGGTTCGCCCGTCGCCGGCAAGACGGTGGTCTTCACCGGCACGCTCGAAAAGATGACGCGGCAAGAGGCGAAAGCCCGCGCGGAATCGCTGGGCGCCAAAGTGTCCGGCTCGGCTTCGGCGAAGACCGATCTCGTCGTGGCCGGCCCCGGCGCCGGCTCAAAACTCGCCGACGCGCAGAAGCACAATGTCCAAGTGATCGACGAAGACGCCTGGCTCAAGATGATCGAAGGGCTTTAG
- a CDS encoding SDR family oxidoreductase, giving the protein MTGKNLLLVGASRGLGLAMAAEFLKRGWSVVGTVRGTARTGLHDLADEYGGRVEIESLDITEPDRIAALHGRLSGRGFDILFVNAGTANAQDEPAGEVSTEEFVRVMVTNALSPMRVIEGLRDLVSPTGLIGVMSSGQGSVSNNTNGRHDVYRGSKAALNMYMRSYAARHAGEARALVLMAPGWIRTELGGPNAPASLEDAIPKVVNVLLAQQGKPGLQYLDREGQIVPW; this is encoded by the coding sequence ATGACTGGCAAGAATCTGCTTCTCGTCGGCGCATCGCGCGGTCTTGGCCTCGCCATGGCCGCCGAGTTCCTGAAGAGGGGATGGAGCGTTGTCGGCACGGTGCGCGGCACCGCCCGAACCGGGCTGCACGACCTGGCGGACGAATATGGCGGCCGTGTCGAGATCGAGTCCCTCGACATAACCGAACCGGATCGGATCGCGGCGCTGCACGGCCGCCTCTCCGGCCGCGGCTTCGATATTCTGTTCGTGAACGCGGGCACCGCCAACGCCCAAGACGAGCCCGCCGGGGAGGTATCGACGGAGGAGTTCGTACGCGTGATGGTCACCAATGCGCTGAGCCCGATGCGCGTGATTGAAGGGTTGCGGGACCTCGTATCGCCGACAGGCTTGATCGGTGTCATGTCGTCGGGACAGGGCAGCGTGAGCAACAACACGAACGGACGCCACGACGTCTATCGCGGCTCCAAAGCCGCCCTGAATATGTACATGCGAAGCTACGCCGCCCGTCATGCGGGGGAGGCCCGCGCATTGGTGTTGATGGCTCCCGGCTGGATCCGCACCGAGTTGGGCGGCCCCAACGCGCCGGCCAGCCTGGAGGATGCCATCCCGAAGGTCGTGAATGTGCTTCTCGCGCAGCAGGGAAAGCCCGGTCTGCAATATCTGGATCGGGAAGGGCAGATCGTTCCGTGGTGA
- a CDS encoding outer membrane protein assembly factor BamD: MALGFVNPSRAARLAAVVLVAGLGLAGCESLNDLIGGKGRDADKPVEYVDRPVDQIYADAWKKINQDDFVGAAKQFDEVERQHPYSIWARRAMLMSAYCYYKANHYTDAIAAADSYIQLHPGSREVAYAFYLKAVSLYEQIVDVGRDQSNTEDALTALQDVVQRFPDTEYARDATLKIDLTLDHLAGKEMAVGRYYLRQQDYIGAINRFKVVVGQYQKTSQIAEALERLTEAYYALGIYNEAQNAAAVLGANYPGSPWYQDAYKLLTEHGMRPQVDDRSWLSKTFGRIL, from the coding sequence ATGGCGCTTGGATTTGTGAACCCTTCCCGCGCGGCGCGCCTGGCGGCGGTCGTTCTGGTGGCCGGCTTGGGCCTCGCCGGCTGCGAGTCGCTGAACGATCTGATCGGGGGCAAGGGGCGCGACGCCGACAAGCCGGTCGAATATGTCGATCGCCCGGTCGACCAGATCTATGCCGACGCCTGGAAGAAGATCAACCAGGACGATTTCGTCGGCGCCGCCAAGCAGTTCGACGAGGTCGAGCGCCAGCATCCCTATTCGATCTGGGCGCGCCGCGCGATGCTGATGTCGGCCTATTGCTACTACAAGGCCAACCACTACACCGACGCGATCGCCGCCGCCGACAGCTACATCCAGCTCCATCCCGGCAGCCGGGAAGTCGCCTATGCCTTCTATCTGAAGGCGGTCTCGCTCTACGAGCAGATCGTCGATGTCGGCCGCGACCAGTCCAACACGGAAGACGCGCTGACCGCGCTGCAGGACGTCGTCCAGCGCTTCCCCGACACCGAATATGCCCGCGACGCCACGCTGAAGATCGACCTGACCCTCGACCATCTCGCCGGCAAGGAAATGGCGGTCGGCCGCTACTATCTGCGCCAGCAGGACTACATCGGCGCCATCAACCGCTTCAAGGTCGTGGTCGGGCAGTACCAGAAGACCTCGCAGATCGCCGAGGCGCTGGAACGCCTGACCGAGGCCTATTACGCGCTCGGCATCTACAATGAGGCGCAGAACGCCGCCGCCGTGCTGGGCGCCAACTATCCCGGCAGCCCGTGGTACCAGGACGCCTATAAGCTCCTGACCGAGCACGGCATGCGGCCGCAGGTGGACGACCGCTCCTGGTTGAGCAAGACTTTCGGGCGGATTCTCTGA
- the ftsZ gene encoding cell division protein FtsZ produces the protein MAINLKAPELTVLRPRITVLGVGGAGGNAVNNMIAAKLEGVEFVVANTDAQALAQSRAERRIQLGEQGHGAGAMPDVGKTCAEDTLDRVMEELAGSHMVFITAGMGGGTGTGAAPVIARAVREMGILTVGVVTKPFAFEGDKRMRAAERGIVELQQYVHTLIVIPNQNLFRVANDRTTFAQAFAMADEVLHAGVRGVTDLIVMPGLINLDFADIKSVITEMGKAMMGTGEAEGEDRAAKAADMAISNPLLDDVSMKGARGVLINITGGPDLMLFEVEQAANRIRAEVDPDANIIFGNTILDNMEGRIRVSVVATGIDAEQLRMPEPKVQPIRPGIKPMVVKADPARPEPKVEPLRPAVAMGVTNAVHRQHEALADELGAQMAARVASPAEEMILGGADAPIVAEDDDIPPMPASLRNIAPAAPPVQRIEPLRAPPAAPREERRGWGFLGRAKKKDEPRIEPVQQRPAPRATAQPIARQPAAEPPKPTTLADDLFPDHKRDEQFEIPAFLRRQSN, from the coding sequence ATGGCGATCAACCTCAAGGCACCCGAACTGACGGTGTTGCGTCCGCGAATCACCGTGCTCGGCGTCGGCGGCGCCGGCGGCAACGCGGTCAACAACATGATCGCCGCCAAGCTCGAAGGCGTCGAATTCGTCGTGGCCAACACCGACGCCCAGGCGCTGGCGCAGTCCAGGGCGGAGCGGCGCATCCAGCTCGGCGAGCAGGGCCATGGCGCCGGCGCCATGCCCGATGTCGGCAAGACCTGCGCCGAAGATACGCTCGACCGCGTCATGGAAGAGCTTGCCGGCTCCCACATGGTGTTCATCACCGCCGGCATGGGCGGCGGCACCGGCACCGGCGCCGCGCCGGTCATCGCCCGCGCGGTGCGCGAGATGGGCATCCTGACCGTCGGCGTCGTCACCAAGCCCTTCGCCTTCGAGGGTGACAAGCGCATGCGCGCCGCCGAGCGCGGCATCGTGGAGCTTCAGCAATACGTCCACACGCTGATCGTCATCCCGAACCAGAACCTGTTCCGCGTCGCCAACGACCGCACCACCTTCGCCCAGGCCTTCGCCATGGCGGACGAGGTGCTGCATGCCGGCGTGCGCGGCGTCACCGACCTGATCGTGATGCCGGGCCTGATCAATCTCGACTTCGCCGACATCAAGTCGGTGATCACCGAGATGGGCAAGGCGATGATGGGCACCGGCGAGGCGGAGGGCGAGGACCGCGCCGCCAAGGCCGCCGACATGGCGATCTCCAACCCCTTGCTCGACGACGTGTCGATGAAGGGCGCCCGCGGCGTGCTCATCAACATCACCGGCGGCCCCGACCTGATGCTGTTCGAGGTGGAGCAGGCGGCCAACCGCATCCGCGCCGAGGTCGATCCCGACGCCAACATCATCTTCGGCAACACCATCCTCGACAACATGGAAGGCCGCATCCGCGTCAGCGTGGTGGCGACCGGCATCGACGCCGAGCAGCTGCGCATGCCCGAGCCCAAGGTCCAGCCGATCCGCCCGGGCATCAAGCCGATGGTGGTGAAGGCCGATCCGGCCCGGCCCGAGCCGAAGGTCGAGCCGCTGCGTCCGGCCGTCGCCATGGGCGTCACCAACGCCGTGCACCGCCAGCACGAAGCGCTGGCGGACGAGCTCGGCGCCCAGATGGCGGCGCGCGTCGCCTCGCCGGCCGAGGAGATGATCCTCGGCGGCGCCGATGCGCCGATCGTCGCGGAGGACGACGACATCCCGCCGATGCCGGCCTCGCTGCGCAACATCGCGCCGGCCGCTCCGCCGGTGCAGCGGATCGAGCCGCTGCGCGCGCCGCCCGCGGCGCCGAGGGAAGAGCGTCGCGGCTGGGGCTTCCTGGGGCGTGCGAAGAAGAAGGACGAGCCGCGCATCGAGCCGGTGCAGCAGCGTCCGGCGCCGCGCGCGACGGCGCAGCCGATCGCGCGGCAGCCGGCCGCCGAGCCCCCCAAGCCGACGACGCTGGCCGACGATCTGTTCCCGGACCACAAGCGCGACGAGCAGTTCGAGATCCCGGCGTTCCTGAGGCGCCAGTCGAACTGA
- a CDS encoding type II toxin-antitoxin system VapC family toxin, with amino-acid sequence MALQHRDDLIAPELIVPEVINAIWRNVRTGRVAASFMPVVAARLPILFAQFVPMLDLAARAGEIAIALDHPAYGCFYIALAEREGVPLVTADRRLFAKTRGTAFDAVVKPLTP; translated from the coding sequence ATGGCGCTGCAACATCGAGACGACCTGATCGCGCCCGAACTGATTGTACCAGAGGTCATCAACGCCATTTGGCGCAATGTTCGGACGGGAAGGGTCGCGGCGTCTTTCATGCCCGTCGTTGCCGCCAGATTGCCGATTCTATTTGCGCAGTTCGTGCCGATGCTCGACCTCGCCGCGCGTGCAGGCGAGATCGCCATTGCGCTCGATCACCCCGCCTATGGCTGTTTCTACATCGCGCTCGCCGAGCGGGAAGGCGTTCCGCTCGTCACCGCCGACCGCCGCTTGTTCGCGAAGACACGCGGCACCGCGTTTGACGCCGTCGTCAAGCCGCTGACGCCCTGA
- the lpxC gene encoding UDP-3-O-acyl-N-acetylglucosamine deacetylase — protein MSTRTTLAREIRAEGIALHSGAEVHMTLSPAPSGRGVVFRRSDRDNAEVPARYDAVAETNLGTVIAANGVTIGVIEHLMAAVAGAGIDDMLATLDGGEPPILDGDALGYLRLLDAAGTATQPGAKHAIKVTRPVEIAIKDARVTLSPSDAPDYSYALDYSNTKAIGKQFYRVALTREAFAREIAPARTFGFVHELDYLKSIDRGHGASLENTLAIQGDEVLNKDLMRFPDEFVRHKILDAIGDMALAGAPLIARFEGVKSGHGTNNAVLRALFADPANYVTIDLG, from the coding sequence ATGAGCACTCGCACCACGCTGGCCCGCGAAATCCGGGCCGAAGGCATCGCGCTGCACTCCGGCGCCGAGGTCCACATGACCCTGTCGCCGGCGCCGTCCGGCCGCGGCGTCGTCTTCCGCCGCTCCGACCGGGACAATGCCGAGGTTCCGGCGCGCTACGACGCCGTCGCCGAGACCAATCTGGGCACCGTGATCGCCGCGAACGGGGTGACGATCGGCGTCATCGAGCACCTGATGGCCGCCGTGGCCGGCGCCGGCATCGACGACATGCTGGCCACGCTGGACGGCGGCGAGCCGCCGATCCTGGACGGCGACGCGCTCGGCTATCTGAGGCTGCTGGACGCCGCCGGCACGGCGACGCAGCCGGGCGCGAAGCACGCGATCAAGGTGACTCGCCCGGTCGAAATCGCGATCAAGGACGCCCGCGTCACGCTCAGCCCGTCCGACGCGCCGGACTATTCCTACGCGCTCGACTATTCCAACACCAAGGCCATCGGCAAACAGTTCTACCGCGTGGCGCTGACCCGCGAGGCCTTCGCGCGCGAGATCGCGCCGGCCCGCACCTTCGGCTTCGTCCACGAGCTCGACTATCTCAAAAGCATCGACCGCGGCCATGGCGCCTCGCTGGAGAACACCCTGGCGATCCAGGGCGACGAGGTGCTCAACAAGGACCTGATGCGCTTCCCCGACGAGTTCGTGCGCCACAAGATCCTCGACGCCATCGGCGACATGGCGCTGGCGGGGGCTCCCCTGATCGCCCGGTTCGAGGGCGTCAAATCCGGCCACGGAACCAACAACGCCGTGCTCCGCGCCCTCTTCGCCGACCCCGCCAATTACGTGACAATCGATTTAGGCTGA
- a CDS encoding DNA repair protein RecN has product MLAALTVRDIVLIETAALEFAPGLNVLTGETGAGKSILLDALGLAAGGRGGGRAGVRPGAGQGSATAVFEPPKSNPAFALLAEQAIPAETEIVLRRTLSQDGRTRAFVNDEPVGVALLRDVGAALLEVHGQADDRGLFDIATHRGLLDGFAGHDGLLRETALAFAGFDGARKALADLKAEAAAAAADADFIRHAAEELTALAPEEGEEPRLASERALLTNATRIAEDVNAAADLLAGDRGAANAISGALKRLSRMNEEARKAAQSAETALDQAYNAVEDARRELETLQSRLDIEPGQLEKVEDRIHDLRAAARKYGVSTDALGKLAADFRFKRDALGGGGNRIKTAEAALAAARAAYRTAAKSLSKSRSDAARRLETAVAGELAPLKLGHAKFRVALETLDEDAAGGHGLERVALEVATVEGAAFGSLAKIASGGELARFSLALKVALAEAAPPAALVFDEVDRGVGGAVADAVGERLQRLAQTTQVLLVTHAPQVAARAERHFRIVRTGDKTRVVLLDDAARLEEVARMLSGATVTEEARAAARRLLDEARVSPPKKRKRA; this is encoded by the coding sequence ATGCTCGCGGCGCTCACCGTGCGGGACATCGTGCTGATCGAAACCGCGGCGCTCGAATTCGCGCCGGGCCTCAACGTGCTCACCGGCGAGACCGGCGCGGGCAAATCCATCCTGCTCGATGCCTTGGGCCTCGCCGCCGGCGGACGCGGCGGCGGCAGGGCCGGCGTGCGCCCGGGCGCGGGCCAGGGCTCCGCCACCGCGGTGTTCGAGCCGCCCAAATCCAATCCCGCCTTCGCGCTCCTCGCCGAGCAGGCCATCCCCGCCGAGACCGAGATCGTGCTGCGCCGGACCCTGTCGCAGGACGGCCGCACCCGCGCCTTCGTCAATGACGAGCCGGTCGGTGTGGCGCTGCTGCGCGACGTCGGGGCCGCGCTCCTGGAAGTGCACGGCCAGGCCGACGACCGCGGCTTGTTCGACATCGCGACCCATCGCGGCCTGCTCGACGGCTTCGCCGGCCATGACGGGCTCTTGCGCGAAACCGCGCTCGCCTTCGCCGGCTTCGACGGCGCCCGCAAGGCGCTCGCCGACCTGAAGGCGGAAGCAGCCGCGGCCGCCGCCGACGCCGATTTCATCCGCCACGCCGCCGAGGAATTGACCGCGCTCGCGCCCGAAGAGGGCGAGGAACCGCGCCTGGCCTCCGAACGCGCGCTTCTCACGAACGCGACCCGCATCGCGGAGGACGTCAACGCCGCCGCCGACCTTCTGGCCGGCGACCGCGGCGCCGCCAACGCGATTTCCGGCGCTCTGAAGCGCCTGTCGCGCATGAACGAGGAGGCGCGCAAGGCCGCCCAGTCGGCCGAGACCGCGCTCGATCAGGCCTACAACGCGGTGGAAGACGCGCGCCGCGAGCTCGAAACGCTGCAAAGCCGCCTCGATATCGAGCCCGGCCAGCTCGAAAAGGTCGAGGATCGCATCCACGATCTGCGCGCCGCCGCCCGCAAATACGGCGTCTCGACCGACGCGCTGGGCAAGCTCGCCGCCGATTTCCGCTTCAAGCGCGATGCGCTGGGCGGCGGCGGCAACCGGATCAAGACGGCGGAGGCCGCGCTCGCCGCCGCCCGCGCCGCCTATCGGACCGCCGCGAAGTCCCTCTCCAAATCGCGCAGCGACGCCGCCCGCCGCCTCGAAACCGCCGTCGCCGGCGAACTGGCGCCGCTGAAGCTGGGACATGCGAAATTCCGCGTCGCGCTCGAAACCCTGGACGAAGACGCCGCCGGCGGCCACGGCCTGGAACGCGTCGCGCTGGAAGTCGCCACCGTCGAAGGCGCGGCGTTCGGCTCGCTCGCGAAGATCGCATCCGGCGGCGAGCTCGCCCGGTTCTCGCTGGCGCTGAAGGTCGCGCTGGCCGAAGCCGCGCCGCCCGCCGCTCTGGTGTTCGACGAAGTCGACCGCGGCGTCGGCGGCGCCGTGGCCGACGCGGTCGGCGAGCGTCTCCAGCGCCTGGCCCAGACCACGCAGGTCCTGCTCGTGACCCACGCGCCGCAGGTCGCCGCGCGCGCCGAACGGCATTTCCGCATTGTCCGAACCGGCGACAAGACCAGGGTGGTGCTGCTGGACGACGCGGCGCGGCTGGAGGAAGTGGCCCGGATGCTCTCCGGCGCGACCGTGACCGAGGAAGCCCGCGCCGCCGCCCGCCGCCTGCTCGACGAGGCGCGTGTCTCCCCGCCGAAGAAGCGCAAACGCGCATGA
- the ftsA gene encoding cell division protein FtsA: MKLRTGNEMPAYRAGLVAVLDVGSSKTVCLIGRAEPGSLRVVGAALRESQGIRAGTVVGMEHAEESIRDAVAAAENHADLRIQNVIISVNCGQPVSVTSRAAMALDGALVSDAHLRALLQDGRSRCVAEGHELIQSAPTTYVVDEARGVRNPLGMFCQRIGVAMHAVAVKPSPLNNLKLAVERCHLNVVGTQFAPYASGLATLTDDEKQLGVTVIDMGGGVTSIAVFLEGHLVHADVVPMGGQHVTTDLARMLAAPISAAERAKTLYGAALGDMEAGADVIPLAQMGEEGEDASIRVPRSMLTRIIQARLEETFGLVQSRLRASGFDVAAGRRAVLTGGACQLAGVRELAGRVLNKQVRIGRPQSFPGLPAASTGPDYATAIGLLMAGATLPPEVLNPEIGREAPSGQGKGWLARLTAGLFE; encoded by the coding sequence GTGAAATTGCGAACGGGCAACGAAATGCCGGCCTACCGCGCGGGCCTCGTCGCCGTCCTCGACGTCGGCTCGTCGAAGACGGTGTGCCTGATCGGCCGCGCCGAGCCGGGCAGCTTGCGCGTCGTCGGCGCCGCGCTGCGCGAGAGCCAGGGCATCCGCGCCGGCACCGTGGTCGGCATGGAGCATGCCGAGGAATCCATCCGCGACGCCGTCGCCGCGGCCGAGAACCACGCCGATCTGCGCATCCAGAACGTCATCATCTCGGTCAATTGCGGCCAGCCCGTCAGCGTCACCAGCCGCGCCGCCATGGCGCTGGACGGCGCCCTCGTCAGCGACGCCCATCTGCGCGCCCTGCTGCAGGACGGCCGCTCGCGCTGCGTGGCCGAAGGCCATGAGCTGATCCAGAGCGCCCCCACCACCTATGTCGTGGACGAGGCGCGGGGCGTGCGCAATCCGCTCGGCATGTTCTGCCAGCGCATCGGCGTCGCCATGCACGCCGTCGCGGTCAAGCCGTCGCCGCTCAACAATCTCAAGCTCGCGGTCGAGCGCTGCCACCTGAACGTCGTCGGCACCCAGTTCGCCCCCTATGCCAGCGGCCTTGCCACCCTGACCGACGACGAGAAGCAGCTCGGCGTCACCGTCATCGACATGGGCGGCGGCGTCACCTCCATCGCGGTCTTCCTGGAAGGCCATCTGGTGCATGCCGATGTCGTGCCGATGGGCGGCCAGCACGTCACCACCGACCTCGCCCGCATGCTGGCGGCGCCGATCTCGGCCGCCGAGCGCGCCAAGACCTTGTATGGCGCCGCCCTGGGCGACATGGAGGCCGGCGCCGACGTCATCCCGCTCGCCCAGATGGGCGAGGAGGGCGAGGACGCATCCATCCGCGTGCCGCGCTCCATGCTCACCCGCATCATCCAGGCCCGGCTGGAGGAGACTTTCGGCCTCGTCCAGTCGCGGCTGCGCGCGAGCGGCTTCGACGTGGCGGCGGGCCGCCGCGCGGTGCTCACCGGCGGCGCCTGCCAGCTCGCCGGGGTGCGCGAGCTCGCCGGCCGCGTCCTCAACAAGCAGGTGCGCATCGGCCGCCCGCAAAGCTTCCCGGGTCTTCCCGCCGCGTCGACGGGCCCGGACTACGCGACGGCCATCGGCCTTCTGATGGCCGGCGCGACCCTGCCGCCCGAGGTTCTCAATCCCGAAATCGGCCGCGAAGCGCCGTCGGGACAGGGCAAAGGATGGCTCGCCCGGTTGACCGCCGGGCTGTTCGAGTGA
- a CDS encoding MmcQ/YjbR family DNA-binding protein encodes MPRAPTPTLPKKTAALKTRLDAFPGAVAGPMAASRGTTPLVLIYKVMNKTFAILSVRADAFVILKADPDRVPLLRERCDGIGHRSHLDPRHWIAVALDSDVPARDVARLAKQSYNLICAGLTVPQKAALAAKR; translated from the coding sequence ATGCCGCGCGCACCCACGCCGACTCTGCCCAAGAAAACCGCCGCGCTGAAAACCCGCCTCGACGCCTTTCCCGGCGCGGTCGCCGGCCCGATGGCCGCGTCGCGCGGCACCACGCCGCTCGTCCTCATCTATAAGGTGATGAACAAGACCTTCGCGATCCTCTCCGTCCGCGCCGACGCGTTCGTGATCCTGAAAGCCGATCCCGATCGCGTGCCCCTGCTGCGCGAGCGCTGCGACGGCATCGGCCACCGCTCGCATCTCGATCCGCGCCACTGGATCGCCGTCGCGCTCGATTCCGATGTGCCGGCCCGCGACGTCGCGCGGCTGGCGAAGCAGTCCTACAACCTCATCTGTGCCGGCCTCACCGTCCCGCAGAAGGCCGCGCTCGCCGCTAAACGATGA